The sequence below is a genomic window from Plasmodium coatneyi strain Hackeri chromosome 13, complete sequence.
CTCACAATAGTTATTTATAGCTCCGCAAGCACCATTCACTTTAGTAGGGAACAAGTTTTTATTCGACATGCACCCAGATAATGTACTCCCTAaccagaaataaaagaaatgataGGCTTGCGTGTTGTATGGTTTCGTATTTTTCGGATATGTTTTGAGTACGTAGGCCAGTCCCTTCTTAATTTTGTCTATACAACTACTATAATCATTGCCACCCAAGGCATATGGCGTTATTTCGTTTTTGCAATCACCATTTGCACTTGTACATTCTTCTGTGCTGTATTCGAATTCATGATAGAAATCGAACTCTGACGGTAACCCGCTTATAAGTGGTCcctacaaaaatgtaataggagaaaagaaaagtgcaGCATATGAGTCCGTATTCCCATGTGTTCATCCCTTTTCAATTGAATGTTCTATGCATAGAAAGTACTAAATATTGAATgtgtaattatttatattgaaagagaaggaaaaaaaggaagggacaGACCCGTGCTGGTTTCGCCATTGTTATGGTTCGTTTTATAGGTGTATATTCCTTTGTGTGTATAATGTGAGCTTATATTAAAAACTGttcctctatatatatatatattagaaaaaaaaagggggaagtgtaTGTATGCAAGGAATTGTGCTCTTTTGTTTCGTGATTATGGATGAATATgaatattgaaatttttactcTTCCTTAAGAGTACATATGTTGTTTAATTCCCCTAAAGCAGCAATAACACATcatatacaaatatgtgCACCAGAATcatcatatgtatatataattaaaggtATGAACGGAGACGAATGAATGAAGCCCCCCTCAAAGGGGAAGTCGCACAATGGAATGGatcaggaaggaaggaaagggaaggaagaaaatttcaaCTTCTCATATGATCCCTATAAATTTGCTATACATTATTGGATTAAGCGCACAACTATTCCGActgttatattattaatcAACTTTCCCTTAatttgttaacaaatatGTAGTAGAGTTCAGGGATCTATATGGAATTcattctcccttttttctgaatatgtgtacacattataTTTCGAATATTAATATCGTCCCTtcacttttcttctctctaTTCTTttgccttccttccttttattgaGTCCATTACAAAGGAAGtcatttgtacatatatatgtgtgtggaatatatatatgtgaggATTATGTGTGCATGCTCCCTATGCTATTGGAACTACCCTAtccttttgccttttcccccctcccctaATGTACACAACGTTCcgtgtatgtatgaataaactATGTGTAGTGCACTGagatggaagaggaagaaggaagcgTAAAATGAATTTCATTATATAATATAGATTAAGGAGAAGTGAAAAGACCTCAAatagtataatatatattttgtgttTAAACTGCTTATAGTGTTATtataaggaaagggaaaaagtattgcagaagaggaggggggaagaaggttggtgcaaaattattataacaaaCCGATAATAAAGGGGAGGAGATAGGAAGTACTGCACATAAGTGAACTGTATGCAATATCTACGTTAGATGTTCATAACAGTTTTTCTGAGTAGTAgtaatggaggaagaaaaggtttaAAATGAATAGTACATGGTATAACATGTGTTATACCATGtttttccacatatatatgttgaaaGGAACAGTATTCTCTAGGTATGCGTACATGGACTAATAACGGAGAAGGAGGTGCATgtaaacaaataataatatattattccgAGTACTCCTGTATCATCCAATAATGCAGTGAATGAAGAACATATGAAAGTcctacttctttccttctatttcgCTATTTTATAGCATATTTGCTCCTACTTTTagcttatatatgtgcacatctaatgattttgatacatgtgtatggtatattattacataagGATTTAACAATGTATGTACAATTatgagggaaataaaaattcaataGGCACAATTATAGAACAACCAAAATTCTCACACTTCCTTTATTCCAAATGTGAATACATATAGGGACTAATTTCAGcataaatttaatatatactAAATAATTTACACTAAAAATGGCACCAAAACCACCACAAGGGGCATCACCACTAACGGTTAAATACTAAtacctccccttcctttctttattcATAATGAATGCACGCACAcacattattcatataaGATCCCATGAacaatataaagaaaaatatagaacaaaaatggaggaagcacACGGAAgaagcacacacacataaatttTGTGCTAttcccatatttttttttttttaggtggaTGATTGGTATGAATTACCCTCAGAGAAGGCGTATACTGAACTGAGTGGGATCACAAGTTACTGCAATAAAGTTGAATACGGTGATTCCGCcgaaggagtgaaggaggAATTAAAGAGTAAGTTAGGGGAACGTCATGGCATAGAGAACATTGTGAATGAAATTGTAGAAACCTactgttatatatataaagaaaagaatgtcACCAAGTCTGATCATGATTGGTGTTATtggttttattattggttagggagTACAGTCTTCCAAGAATCGGGCGAAGGGTTCCTTTCAAATTTCCTGAGTGAAATTTACGGAGCATTAAGCAACTTGGGTGTTATGCATAAGTGTGAAGTtatagaagaaaatattgcCGAAAGCGATTTCaagcaaatgaaaaaagtacatgaTTATTACCACGACTATTCAACCATAAAGGAGCAACTTCTGAAGCATGGATATCAGTGTGATGACAAATATTACAAGCATCTGGAAGACATTCTTACAGTTTATGATAGTGTGAGTAATAAATGTAACGCGGTGTTCCCTAGTAAGTGCTGTAATCACTTTAAGAGCATGTTCAGTGACCTAGAGTATAAGAACCTACTGATGAACGCACGTAAGGTAGTGGCTGTCCCAAAGTCCATGGAACAACTTTCTGCACCCAGTACAGGAAGTACAGCACTTTCTACTGCTGTCTCTTCTACACTAGGCACAttaataggattaccaacaatggCATTCCtgctatataaagtaatgatcataatataaatgtatatatataatacatatatatgtacacacacacacactttaaaatatgtgaataatagTATTCctattaatattttccctccccacctctttttcctttttttttaaaacaatgaATATAAGACGTTGTTCTATACGTATGGTGCATATTTCTAAACCTTCTTTCACTTCCTAATTctacttccttttcctttttccattagtataatcttctaccttcctGGATACAGAACTCTTTTGGAAAGAGTAGAAGCAGGAAAAGAAGATCAATAGGACGGAACTCTGGCAAAGGAATTGAAAATTTCACCGATTATTCCACGGACGGaacttcaacaataggtccaacagaatattccacacagGGTTCAACGGCAGATTCTACTGAtgcatctaccatatatgacgAGCAAcccagaagaagaacaagaagaacagaaaacACTGCGCAATATCCACAATcaaagcaaaggaaaaatgtgcattatcATCGTATGTAATGTTAGGTGAATGTGGTGTTCCCACCCCCCCACATACGTCCTTTCCCAAGGGGAAGGGAGCTTCATATATAACCGAACCGAATAAATTTATGcagtgtacaaaaaaacaaaaggatacacacttttttttcttctttgatttttcctttttctccctcttttccacttaaatttttttctgtttcttccttcttttcttctttccttctttccttctatctgttctttttcttttccttcttattccttctttccttccctctgtttcttttacatttgtatgtttaaataacaacTTAAGATAAGGTATCTCCAAAAACGGGAGCggaacattaaaaaaaaaaaaaagaaaaatgtgctgACCTTccttaaagaaatattaatGAATTttagaaaacaaaaaaaaaatattatcaagttaaaaaatttttgtaacaaaatgaataagcatttttttaattcttcagtaaagaagaaattttaccaaacaaatcaaaataaagtggggaagaaaaattttcactttcacTTACATGAGGTACACATGAACGTAAACAATTCCGTAAAAtacaagggaagaaaaaaaaaaagggaagatgcCACTCTGCCCTTCTGTATTTTATGAACTACATGGTTACTTATACTTCATGAGGGAGACATCATATTCAAGGTGTCACATACAATGTTCtacattccaaatgtatGTTACATTGcgatgtgttacattacatacgttgataacttatattatttctattctgCCTCTGTCCCTGATGTTGTTGTCTActatttgttcctcttctgttgGATGTTGGTCTATCagtatatatggtagaaatGTCTGTGAAAACGGATTCAGTTTCTATCATTGAGTCCGTTATTGTTGAAGGTGCTACTGTTGAGATAGTGTCATCGCTTGTTACTGtatcaaaattttgtttaatGGACCTTCTTTTACTCCTGTTCATATTACTATTATTGCTATTCccgaaaatgttttttattccagaaggtaaaagattatactaatggaaaaaggaaagatggagggggggaagggaaggatgagtctaaggaggaggaaggaaggaatgtctaaggaaaggaaaggaggaaagaaggaataaaaaggaaagaaggaaagaaggaaagaaaggaaagaaggaaaaaaaggaaagaaggaaaaaaaggaaagaaggaaagaagggaaaaaaggagggaaaaagaaaaaaaaggagaaaaaaattagtattagaggaaaaaaaaagggaagtggagccaaaaaagaagataaaaagagaagataAGGAGGTgaataattccttctttctcctttcttccctcatTACtccttctcccttctttttttttttttaataagaagAATGTATAGTGTATgtaagtaaaggaagaagggaagaaaaggaaaagtaaaaaaaatgaaggaaaaagtatgGAATGGTGTGGTAAGgtaatttcttctccttcttccctttttaagaaaTTGTCAGAAGTGtataataggaaaaaaagagggaagggaaaggaaggaacgggaaggagggaaaaaagaagaaaagttgaaaaaaaaaatagaaaaaaaaaaacaagaatgtgggtaattcctttttttttctgaagcAAAGGAGTGcataagaaaaggaaggttgcttccctttcctcctcaCTTCTCCCTATTTTTAGAGAAGAATGTAGtgtatataaggaaggagggaaggtaAGGTTGCTCCCTtgtttttaaggaaaaaagataaaaaggaaatagggaagtttaaaaaaggaaaaaagacgtaaaagaaaatgaagtttaaaaaaaaaaaaaaaatttgaggaagaaagggaggtgagtaattccttcctctttttgtttttttttaaaagaatatatagGAGGGTTGTTCGTAGAATGCAGCGTATAAGGACGGTTGCTTTTtttgaggaaagaaaagaaaattaaaagaaaaaaagaaaattataataaggggaaaattccccccaaaaaaaaaagaaaggaaggtggataacttctctttccttttttttcaggaGGAATGCAATGTATACAGGGAAGGACGAGGAAGGGGAACTTTGctcactcctttttcctgAAGAAAAAGCTAAATTCAGGAAATAGGAAGGGAATTGTGggtaattccttcttccttaaattCATGTaaataaggggaaaagtgAGAATGCACATATGATGTGTAGATTAGTGAATGTATATAAAGGACGATTCATGAAGAAATATTATTGAGTAATATATAGGGGAAACGTGGAGCATAACATTAATAAAGAATTAtgtcaaaaaatgaagaaaaaatatggaggACATGGCTACGGACGTGGATCCAGAATATGGGGAGTCAGAAGGGTTCAGCGAATCAGGTAAGGGAATATGGGAAGCATAGGAAGAGAATAGGGAAAACTATgaatgtgtatgtacatagGAATAGATTATAGAGGAACATAACGTAGAACATACGTCCATGTGTGTCTAATTTGTGTAAATATACtataggaaaaattatgGAATGATTTTAAAGGAACATTTCAAGATTTGATCAATAGGTTAAAGGAACGGGAACcgaaagaaataaaggatCTTTGCGCTTCAATTCCTCATAAGCGGGGCCAAGATGAattatataagaaggaagtatgtaAGAGtatagtaaaaataagaTTCTTCATGAATGGAATTAGGGCGGGAGAAAGCAAGGGAAAGGGAACTACTGAggatataaataaaatagaagcCTATAAGAGGTGTGTAGTAGGAAGTGTAAGTATATTAGAGTTCTTTCAAGGGTATTGTAAATATGAGGAAGTGGCGaattatataaagaaaaatgtgaaggaaaaaataaataattaccggaaaggggggaaattccAAGGATGTGATAGTATGGACACGGAAAATATAATCATGGGGGCGAATTTtgtgggagaaaaaattaaagaatggGTAAATagcgaaaaaggaggaataaaaggaatgacTACCGTCGAGAAAGCAGGTAATTACCAGTGTAACATAGAAAGGCAGAAGCAGAAGGGCAAGGAGGCAGCTggggaaaataaggaaaatgttataaaactacttggaagagaaaatgaGGGAGGTTTGAATGAATTAATGCATactaaaaataatatatcaACGGATGCTATTGAAAAGATGTTAAAGAAAATCAAGGAGCTGCAAGAACAGAGGAGAAAACAGGACGGATGCCACGGGAAGGAGAATGATGGACTCAGTGACGACGAAGAACGTACGCATGAATAATATTCTATTTTGAATGTTTAATAAGTATACATATCCTAAATATATGTTTCCTTACCCTATTACAGGTAGGAAATATGGAGTAAATATTAATGAATACGTTTAATTCATATGCATTATTTGACCCTTTCATACAGTTACTATTATGGAATGGTtcacaaattttttcaataatcCATCGGAAGATGATGAGAACATTgataagaaatataaatgGAGGGAATACGAAGCATATAGTGCTGTGTGCAATGATGGGAGTGATAAAGACAAATTTGACCCAACTAAATATGGggatttttgtaaaataatgTTAAAGAATTTAATGATGGTGACGAACAAAGAGAACCAACATAATCCGCCAGGATTTAGTAATCCGCAATGTAGTAGGGAGAATATTGCGCCATGTGATTTACTGAAGTTATGGATGTTACACATGGGTGATTATTGTGTCCCCCGTGAAGTAATGAAGTATGTCTTTGATGCACTGAATGCAATAAAAGACTCTTGGGGTGGGGGTTCCAATTATGAGGAATGCAATTATGGTAATGTTTCAAACCTATATAGGGGAGAGAAGGATATGGGGCATGAAGTATCCAAACTATTACGCGGTAGTatggtaaaagaaaagttgGGTGAATTAAGTAAGAAAGACTGGTGCGATGCAAGTAAAGTGCAGCATCGAACACGGGACGCAAGAACAGGAATACATCCACGCGCAGATAAAACTGCACAGGGGGTACCAGACCCTGACAAAAAGGCACTGCAGGAATTAACAAAACTTGTTCAGAAAGTCGAAGCAAAAgtaaaagaggaggaagctgAATTGTCACAAATTATTGAACAAGCCATGAAGGAAGTCGTAGGGGACTTACCGCAAACAAGATCCCCCCAGAATCCACCTCCTCCACCACCCCCAAGAAGTCCATCCACCCCAAGTGCTGCCTGCAGCGGTAAAGATAACCTATGTGATCGAGCAAAGTGTGTAGCAACACAATGGGGAAACGACAGACGTCGCCAAGATCAGGGAAATGCGAACAACATTGTAAgaaataacatttttcacTAAAGTTTAGAGATATTCTAATGAATAGTATGtcttatatataatgaaaaagaagaaggaacggGCATGAACCTTATGTGTGTACCGggagtgtatatatatgtactctattcttcctttatttgtgCAGAATACATTTTGGAATATCGACATCCAAAACAGAGTGGGACAACTGTCTACTGCTATGACTAATGGGAAGGAGacagaagaagaatgtaAAGATGTCGAGGAAGATGGTGGCAAAAAGGATGGTGTAAATAGGAAGGTGTGTAATTATATTGtgaaagggttaaaaaaaatatatggtgTCAAAAGTGGAGGTAGTACTAGCATGGATAGGAATAATAGAATATTTGATCAAACTATGTTCTGCCTAATGCTAAATGAATACGGAAAACTTCTCGGGGAAAAATGCTCTACCGCAAAGGACGCAGTGCAAAAGGCATTCACTGCTGGGAAGTCTCTTCATGAATCTGGTACATGCACAGAGAAACCATGTGATAAATGCGAATGGGACACTTGTGCAGGTGGCACTGCTTATGGGAAGAAGATTCGAGACGAGGTGGAAGAACTGCTCAAACAGGAtgataaaataacaaaaactGTGTCTACTATAGATATTTTATgtaagaaaaatgcaaaaaccAGCATCTGTCCCTAAGGGCAGTCTGCGAAAGCGGCTCCATAAACCAATGTTCCACCAGGATCGacatcaccaccaccagtTCCAGCACCATCACTACCATCACATTCAAGTACTACTCATTCTTCCATCGTGTAATCCTCACTCTTCCCTTTCTATAGGTAAAGACTGCAGCAAGGAACCTACCTTATGTGCACGTGCACAATGCGTAGCAAACAAATGGGGTGTACACAATGAAAAGAGTCCAACCTGGGTAAGTGAATACAATATTATATTGTCCTCATTCGaattaaaaggaacacaGTGTTCTTcattagaaaataaaagggggaacacaatatatattgtcttcattagaattaaaaggaacacaGTGTTGTTCATtagaatcaaaaaaaaaaggggggagagtggacacatataataattataaaggGGGAGATGGacaacataataattatagggtGCATATAATTATGGGGTGAACAACATAATTATAGGGGGTGCATATAATTACATAGCATacatttgttttcttctcccctctctttccttctatgAACAGGAAAAGATGCAGGATGACATTAACGAGGAGGCcacaaaaatgtttaataaaatatcTGAGGATAGCAGCAAAGATATTCCAGATTATTGCAGTAATCTTACACTGCCAACTAGTAGAATAGTCACTGACCCAGAGAGAAGAACATGCCAATACATTACGGCCGGATTAAAGCATATTTATGGTattgaggaagggaaaggtgAAGGTCATGCCAAAGACAACAGATCATTTAAGCAAACAATGTTATGCTTAGTTTTGAACGATTATGCGGATAAGTTGCAAGGGGAGGTGAAATCTCCCTGTAAGGTCGGGGAAGATACAATAAGACAAGCATTCACTAAAGGGAATGAAAAGATAAATGATTGGTGTTTCCATAAGGGTCCGAATGGAAAGGGTGATTGTGTTCAGTGTGATAGATATGACAAATATGCAGAGTGCGAAATAGGCGATGGCCAAGACAAAGAAGAAGTGGGGCCTAAGTTGGAGGAGTTGTTCAAGAATAACAtccaaaaaagtgaaatacaaaaaactcTAACTACTATAAGTTCCATAAATAACTTATGTGAACGTTCACAATGTGTAATAACACAATGGGCCAGGGATAGAAGGACAGGGTCCAATACGGTTTGGGAGGTTTGGAAAGGATTCGTATTGAACATTGCTGTCTAATTTGTGTAGAATTGAAATTgggggaatatatatattcacagGGGAAATGGAAATGTTTTCGTGAAGGTACAATTTATACTTACAcgtaccttccttcttttttccattgtatTGGCAGAGTGCAGCCTGGGATGATGCTAAGGGTAACATACTGAAGGAACTGTCTGAAGCAATGACCACTAATAGTAAAACTGAGGAAGATGAGTGTAAAGACTTTCAGGGGAAAGATGGATCAGATGATGTTGCTAATAAAAAGGTATGTAATTATATTGTAAAGGgtttaaagcatatatacaGTATTACAGAGGATTTGAAGGGCACTACTGATcagcgcaaaaaaaattacagaatatttaaacaaactATGGGCTCTCTAATATTGAATGAATATGGCAAACTTCTTGGGGAACAATCATGCATAGAAGAACAGGACGTACAAAAAGTTTTTACTGGTGTAGGTAATCTTCACATATATGCGTGTACGGAGAAATCATGTGATCAATGTAATTGGGACCCATGTTCAAATTTTATAATTGGACAGGAGGACACCAAAcggaaagaaataaaaaaaagactcGAGAAGAATGAAGACATAAAGAAAACTCTGGATGCCATAAGTGATTTATGTAAACAACCTGCCAAACCTGCCACAGCAGCAAAACCCGCTGCTACGAAACCAAGCGGGAGCGAAGATCACACAAGTTCAGGTAAGAATGGGCCACAGGAACCAGACTCTGTTACCTACACTTCCACTGTGGACCGTCTTGACGGGGTGACttccaccataacaaccgCAGTTACCAGAGCTGGCACACCAAACATCGATGATGATGCACATGAAGTTTTTAGGAAgttgaaggaaaagtttCCCACAATAACAATGGATGGGTCCCCCACCTATCCTCATTCCTCCCCTTCAGGTGCAGTCCAAACTAATCCTGGTACCTCAGGTCCAACTCAAGCTAAGGATGGTAAGTGCACATAAAGAATGAACACTTCCTTTCAAGAAATTTGCATAAGAGTACACTTACAATCATAGAGTTTTAGTACCTTCCATTATATGGAACtaacattaccttcctttcattcaCTTTTCAGGAGCAGAGGGTCCAGATAAACCCAGTTCATCGAGCACTAGCAGTACAACACAACATAGTGGTGACCCCTCTGCTAGTGGTGCTGCTGGTGGAGGGGGAGGTACGCAAGGTTCAACCGGTCCAATTGGTCCAGCAGGTCCCGTTGGTCCTGCTGGACAACCTGCAGTTGTCCATTCTTCCTCTAATGGTCCAGGACAGCaacctcctcctccactACCACCCAATCTAACATCAACTCAACTGACACCACTATTACCATCATTACCAACAACAGCAAGAACAATATTACCTAAACTAGGACCAGGGGAAAATGGTAGACTGCCATCCCGCCCTTCCAGAAGGGTGGTGGAGAAAGAAGGAGTGCTTGACCCTTCCgacctccttaccccataccttcctaccattcctgtgtTCCTTGGTATATCTGCTATGACCTACTTactctggaaggtaagaaaaggaaagaaaagtaaaggaaaaaaaaaagaaagaaggaaagaaggaaagaaggaaagaagggaaggattgAATGAATGAGTTAATGAGTAAAagagtgtaggatttcgcattttagggtgtgtgtgtaggatttcgcattttaggagTGTGCGTGTAGGATTTagcatttaggggtgtttgtgtaggatttcgcactttaggatgtgtgtgtaggatttcgcattttagtgtgtgtataggatttcacaATTAAGATTAATGTTTCAcggtataagaacaacaaggTAGCATGATATTTAACTGTTTAAGTGTGTAAAGAACAGCAATGTGTCATGGTGTTCAGCTgtttcagggtataggaacaacaatgtggcctggtatttagcttTTTCAGGGTGTaataacaacaatgtggcctggcaTTTAGCTTTTTCAGTGTGTGAGgtcaacaatgtggcctggtgttcagctgttttagggtgttaaggacaacaatatggcctggtcTTCAGTTGTTTAGGGTGGGGTATGCATCTAAAGTgtggatggaaaaaagaaaaaaaagaaaaaattaaaagaaaaaaaaaaaaaaaaggaaagagtgAATGAGTAAGTTGGTGTAAGGTTTCACACttaagggtgtgtgtaggatttcgcatttaggttAAAAGTAGTAATTCTTGTTCTTAAAACAACATTCTACACTCTGAGGAAAcattttctctctttttttttttttttttttttttgtagtattttggaatgcttcgtaagacaagaaaacgttacaaaagAGCTCGTCAAATAACTGGTCCAACCTtgcaggaacaaattattgatcatgtggacgaccaggtagat
It includes:
- a CDS encoding Pvstp1; the encoded protein is MQDDINEEATKMFNKISEDSSKDIPDYCSNLTLPTSRIVTDPERRTCQYITAGLKHIYGIEEGKGEGHAKDNRSFKQTMLCLVLNDYADKLQGEVKSPCKVGEDTIRQAFTKGNEKINDWCFHKGPNGKGDCVQCDRYDKYAECEIGDGQDKEEVGPKLEELFKNNIQKSEIQKTLTTISSINNLCERSQCVITQWARDRRTGSNTSAAWDDAKGNILKELSEAMTTNSKTEEDECKDFQGKDGSDDVANKKVCNYIVKGLKHIYSITEDLKGTTDQRKKNYRIFKQTMGSLILNEYGKLLGEQSCIEEQDVQKVFTGVGNLHIYACTEKSCDQCNWDPCSNFIIGQEDTKRKEIKKRLEKNEDIKKTLDAISDLCKQPAKPATAAKPAATKPSGSEDHTSSGAVQTNPGTSGPTQAKDGAEGPDKPSSSSTSSTTQHSGDPSASGAAGGGGARTILPKLGPGENGRLPSRPSRRVVEKEGVLDPSDLLTPYLPTIPVFLGISAMTYLLWKYFGMLRKTRKRYKRARQITGPTLQEQIIDHVDDQVDGPHAYTLVKERKRRSTPKKRRKKCSGRRMIIDIHLEVLDECQRGDVTLTKEDYFTILVQEFMGIEFIKKDFVPKEEVSMVDVPKESVSREVVPKEQVPSLDSGFREENSVPKEDITMEQVPCSNSEFSENVFSQTTYWVNWIEKNKAVLEEIKTQPWFYDLKVSWREHQREHADRSELNDDNNFSFEEKRKEFFRSWVRKQHALMELNSQTADWFKHLLGNMEELEPEQLEQQELCQKSHKKNRLAAKLWMLILALLFEECGREENVCNKELYLDHLLQSV